The Verrucomicrobiia bacterium genome includes a window with the following:
- the gap gene encoding type I glyceraldehyde-3-phosphate dehydrogenase, which translates to MAVKVAINGFGRIGRLVFRAIAEQGLLGKEVVVVAVGDIVPADNLAYLLKYDSTQGRFHGTVSSKKSAPDKAEDDVLVVNGADIAVVSAKDPSGLPWKAHGVDIVIESTGLFTEAEKAKGHIAAGAKKVIISAPAKNEDVTVVMGVNHEKYDPARHNIISNASCTTNCLAPLVHVLLKEGFGIEEGLMTTIHAYTATQKTVDGPSKKDWKGGRTAAVNVIPSTTGAARAVALVCPEVKGKLTGMSFRVPVPTVSVVDLTVKTTRDTSYAEISAAMKKASETYLKGILETTKDEVVSSDFVHSPASSIYDEGSGIELNKRFFKLVSWYDNEWGYSNRVADLLKYIISKGL; encoded by the coding sequence ATGGCAGTAAAAGTTGCAATCAATGGGTTCGGGCGCATTGGCCGTCTCGTCTTTCGCGCCATCGCTGAACAAGGTCTCTTGGGCAAAGAAGTCGTGGTCGTCGCCGTCGGTGATATCGTTCCCGCGGACAACCTCGCCTACCTGCTCAAATACGATTCCACCCAGGGCCGCTTCCACGGCACGGTTTCTTCCAAGAAATCCGCCCCCGACAAGGCCGAGGATGATGTCCTGGTCGTCAATGGCGCCGACATCGCCGTCGTCAGCGCAAAAGACCCGTCCGGATTGCCCTGGAAAGCGCACGGCGTGGACATCGTGATCGAATCCACCGGTCTTTTCACCGAAGCGGAAAAGGCCAAGGGCCATATCGCCGCCGGTGCGAAAAAAGTCATCATCAGCGCGCCCGCTAAAAACGAGGACGTGACCGTGGTGATGGGCGTGAATCATGAAAAGTATGATCCGGCCAGGCATAATATTATTTCCAACGCCTCCTGCACGACCAACTGCCTCGCGCCGCTGGTTCATGTGCTGCTCAAGGAAGGTTTCGGCATCGAAGAAGGTCTGATGACCACCATTCATGCCTACACCGCCACGCAAAAAACCGTGGACGGCCCGAGCAAAAAAGATTGGAAAGGCGGCCGCACCGCAGCCGTCAACGTCATCCCCAGCACGACCGGCGCCGCGCGCGCCGTGGCTTTGGTTTGTCCCGAAGTCAAAGGCAAGCTGACCGGCATGTCGTTTCGCGTTCCCGTTCCCACCGTGTCCGTCGTTGACCTCACCGTCAAGACCACCCGCGACACCAGCTACGCGGAAATTTCCGCCGCGATGAAGAAGGCCAGCGAGACCTATCTCAAGGGCATTCTCGAAACCACGAAGGACGAAGTCGTCAGCAGTGATTTCGTTCATTCACCCGCCTCATCCATCTATGACGAAGGTTCGGGCATCGAATTGAACAAGCGCTTCTTCAAGCTCGTGAGTTGGTATGACAACGAATGGGGCTACAGCAATCGCGTCGCTGATTTGTTGAAATACATCATCAGCAAAGGCCTGTAA
- a CDS encoding UvrD-helicase domain-containing protein, translating to MSFTPAQQKAIAARGNVLVVAGAGTGKTSTLVERCLDCLISEKPPASLDQILMVTFTDAAAAEMRHRIRARLEEELAKPGQHGRWEEQLALFETAHIGTLHSFCLQLVKQHFYELELDPQLNVLAEEEAKLLADETLEDIFQAHYAGETPNAAAVQELIQKQARGWDLPIRTLVLKLHHYMQTLRNPQGWFDEQLAMLNSAKPAQWQTWLIEGVVEWRNRWLPALQNEKENLKAIECGEILNDFPEQPSREDCADMLGRVSALDGDWPKGKKEKWRKPFVAFFSEAVFLRSLARTDGKNDPLAQDWDWMRGKMATLLGLAQEFTKQFSDAKRELGAVDFHDLEQHALELLVERATGAPKATAREWREKLRFVFVDEYQDINDAQDAILKALSRDGEGANRFLVGDVKQSIYRFRLADPHIFQNYVDTWSGDEGNAIPLVDNFRSREAILDFVNSVFGALMRREIGSVPYDEKARLKFGDPENRAALSVAANPGPCVELRLRLQGGEAEATDTEGGRAWNEMVNLEESAKEARLTALRLRELKNAGHLVWDNETKKMRPVEWGDMAVLLRSPSGKVESYAREFTRLGVPLQVARGGFYESLEITDLLSLLQVLDNPLQDIPTLAVLRSPLVGMSLDELAAIRLTAPKSRCWTALQRFHETSRSLTGWEKVERFLKNYARWRNLARQVSLSRCLAAVLDETHYAAWLLTQARGEQRHANVQRLLTLAQQFDQFQRQGLFRFLHFIEAQQAAETEPQVAAVSGENSVSLMSIHQSKGLEFPVVVAGDLGKPFNLLDLHAEIILDERYGLCPQIKPPHTGQHYPSLPYWLARQRQKQEMLGEEMRLLYVAATRARDLLILTGNLPAKKYFTRWSERATVTTASLLAARNYLDWLAAWAAQNGSSPGFEKADVRAGENKFWRWQIFEDLDARLLEGGVPGAVAEEKAEAVAGTAWTDLRARLTWKYPHEAATMRAAKTSVSALRRQQEEEDADEAEPLFPFKIRGRKSGAKKSKLSASEIGTAHHTFLEFASLAEVGSLIGLRAEARRMGLEEVLSAEEIAALDFDALSAFWQSEMGKDIRAVENKMLSQSADGGAAAPPCYGRVWRELAFTARFSPGELRSAMDGELPEGEFVVVQGVADLAVILPEEIWLVDFKTDELTAAELPARVKTYELQLKLYTQALGRIYKRPVTRVCLHFLALRRSEMLKF from the coding sequence ATGAGTTTCACGCCTGCTCAACAAAAAGCCATCGCAGCGCGCGGGAATGTGCTCGTCGTCGCCGGGGCGGGCACGGGCAAAACAAGCACGCTCGTCGAGCGTTGCCTGGATTGTCTCATCAGCGAAAAGCCGCCGGCATCGCTGGACCAGATTTTGATGGTGACGTTCACCGACGCGGCGGCGGCGGAGATGCGGCATCGCATTCGCGCGCGGTTGGAAGAAGAACTGGCGAAGCCCGGCCAGCATGGGCGTTGGGAGGAACAGTTGGCGCTGTTCGAGACGGCGCACATCGGCACGCTGCACAGTTTTTGCCTGCAACTCGTGAAGCAACATTTTTACGAGTTGGAATTGGACCCGCAACTGAACGTGCTCGCGGAAGAAGAAGCGAAATTGCTGGCGGACGAAACGCTCGAAGATATTTTTCAGGCGCATTACGCGGGCGAAACGCCGAATGCCGCCGCCGTGCAGGAGTTGATCCAAAAGCAGGCGCGCGGGTGGGACCTGCCGATTCGCACGCTCGTACTCAAGCTGCATCATTACATGCAAACTTTGCGGAATCCCCAAGGCTGGTTTGATGAGCAACTGGCTATGTTGAATTCAGCCAAGCCCGCGCAATGGCAAACGTGGCTAATCGAAGGCGTGGTGGAGTGGCGCAACCGATGGCTGCCGGCATTGCAAAATGAAAAAGAAAATTTGAAGGCGATCGAGTGCGGGGAAATTTTAAACGATTTTCCCGAACAGCCTTCGCGGGAGGATTGCGCGGATATGCTTGGGCGGGTGAGCGCATTGGATGGCGATTGGCCGAAGGGGAAAAAAGAGAAGTGGCGCAAGCCGTTTGTCGCATTTTTTTCCGAGGCGGTGTTTCTGCGTTCGCTGGCGCGCACCGACGGGAAGAACGATCCGCTGGCGCAGGATTGGGATTGGATGCGCGGAAAAATGGCAACGCTGCTGGGATTGGCGCAGGAGTTCACGAAACAGTTCAGCGACGCCAAGCGCGAACTGGGCGCGGTGGATTTTCACGATCTGGAACAGCACGCGCTCGAGTTGCTCGTGGAGCGCGCGACCGGCGCGCCGAAGGCGACCGCGCGCGAGTGGCGCGAGAAATTGCGTTTTGTTTTCGTGGACGAATACCAGGACATCAACGACGCGCAGGACGCGATCCTCAAGGCGCTGAGCCGCGACGGCGAGGGCGCGAACCGTTTTCTGGTGGGCGATGTGAAGCAGAGCATTTATCGGTTTCGCCTGGCCGACCCGCACATTTTCCAGAATTACGTGGATACGTGGAGCGGCGACGAGGGAAACGCGATTCCGCTGGTGGATAATTTTCGCAGCCGCGAGGCGATCCTGGATTTTGTGAACTCGGTTTTTGGCGCGTTGATGCGGCGTGAAATCGGGAGTGTGCCTTACGACGAGAAGGCGCGGTTGAAATTTGGCGATCCGGAAAATCGCGCGGCGTTGAGTGTGGCGGCGAATCCGGGGCCGTGCGTGGAATTGCGTTTGCGATTGCAGGGCGGTGAGGCCGAGGCGACGGATACCGAAGGCGGCCGCGCGTGGAACGAGATGGTGAATCTCGAAGAGTCGGCAAAGGAAGCGCGGCTGACGGCGTTGCGTTTGCGCGAATTAAAAAATGCCGGGCATCTGGTTTGGGATAACGAGACAAAAAAAATGCGCCCGGTGGAGTGGGGCGACATGGCGGTGCTGTTGCGCTCGCCGTCGGGCAAAGTGGAAAGTTACGCGCGGGAATTCACGCGGCTGGGCGTGCCGCTGCAAGTGGCGCGCGGCGGATTTTACGAGAGTTTGGAAATCACGGATTTGCTGAGCCTGCTGCAAGTGCTCGACAATCCGTTGCAGGACATTCCGACGCTGGCGGTGCTGCGTTCGCCGCTGGTGGGGATGTCGCTGGACGAACTGGCGGCGATCCGTTTGACCGCGCCGAAAAGCCGATGCTGGACGGCGCTGCAACGCTTTCACGAAACGAGCCGCTCGCTTACAGGTTGGGAAAAGGTGGAACGGTTTTTGAAAAATTATGCGCGCTGGAGAAATTTGGCGCGGCAGGTATCGCTCTCGCGTTGTCTCGCGGCGGTGCTGGACGAAACCCATTACGCGGCGTGGCTGCTGACGCAAGCGCGCGGCGAGCAGCGCCATGCAAATGTCCAACGGCTGCTCACGCTCGCGCAACAGTTCGACCAATTTCAGCGGCAGGGTTTGTTCCGGTTTTTGCATTTCATCGAGGCGCAGCAGGCAGCAGAGACGGAGCCGCAAGTGGCCGCGGTGTCGGGGGAAAATTCGGTTTCGCTGATGAGCATTCACCAGAGCAAGGGGCTGGAATTTCCGGTGGTGGTGGCGGGCGATTTGGGCAAGCCGTTCAACCTGCTTGATCTGCACGCGGAAATTATTTTGGATGAGCGTTACGGATTGTGCCCGCAGATCAAGCCGCCGCACACGGGGCAGCATTATCCGAGTCTGCCGTACTGGCTCGCGCGGCAGCGGCAGAAACAGGAAATGCTGGGGGAAGAAATGCGGCTGCTCTATGTGGCGGCGACGCGCGCGCGCGATCTGTTGATCCTGACGGGCAATCTGCCGGCGAAAAAATATTTCACGCGGTGGAGCGAACGCGCGACGGTGACGACGGCTTCGCTGCTGGCGGCGAGAAATTATCTCGACTGGCTCGCCGCGTGGGCGGCGCAAAATGGGAGCAGCCCGGGATTTGAAAAGGCGGACGTGAGAGCCGGTGAAAATAAATTCTGGCGCTGGCAAATTTTTGAAGATCTGGATGCGCGGTTGCTGGAAGGTGGAGTTCCCGGGGCGGTGGCGGAGGAAAAGGCGGAAGCGGTGGCCGGGACGGCGTGGACGGATTTGCGGGCGCGGCTGACCTGGAAATATCCGCATGAAGCGGCGACGATGCGGGCGGCGAAGACGTCGGTGTCCGCATTGCGGCGGCAGCAGGAAGAGGAGGATGCGGATGAGGCGGAACCGCTGTTTCCATTCAAGATTCGCGGGCGAAAATCGGGGGCGAAAAAAAGCAAGTTGTCGGCATCGGAAATCGGCACGGCGCATCACACGTTTTTAGAATTCGCGTCGCTCGCGGAAGTGGGTTCATTGATTGGCTTGCGGGCGGAGGCGCGGCGAATGGGGCTGGAGGAAGTTTTGTCGGCGGAAGAAATTGCGGCGCTGGATTTCGATGCGTTGTCGGCGTTTTGGCAATCGGAGATGGGGAAAGATATTCGGGCGGTGGAAAACAAAATGCTGTCGCAGAGTGCGGACGGCGGCGCGGCAGCACCGCCCTGCTATGGGAGGGTTTGGCGGGAGTTGGCGTTTACGGCGCGGTTTTCGCCGGGGGAATTGCGGAGTGCGATGGATGGAGAATTGCCCGAAGGTGAATTTGTGGTGGTGCAGGGCGTCGCGGATTTGGCGGTGATTTTGCCGGAAGAAATCTGGCTGGTGGATTTCAAGACGGATGAATTGACGGCGGCGGAACTGCCGGCGCGGGTGAAGACATACGAATTGCAACTGAAGTTGTACACGCAGGCTTTAGGGCGAATTTATAAACGGCCAGTGACGCGAGTGTGTTTGCATTTCCTGGCGTTGCGACGTTCGGAGATGCTGAAGTTTTAA
- a CDS encoding PD-(D/E)XK nuclease family protein gives MQTRFLLGPAGAGKTFRCLAEIRAALAAAPEGPPLLLIAPKQTTYQLERELLADGSLKGYTRLHILSFERLAKFIFERLRKSPPRMLDEQGRLMVLRSLLAKKRDELRLFRASARLTGFAQHLSLVLRELQRHQLTPDALERLAEDVNAVESLSSKLHDLAMLLRDYLGWLHAHQLQDADCVLDIATQTLREGGRIEIGGLWLDGFHALSPQELGMLAEILPHSAAATITFCLDRVPKERVSWLSSWSSVRNTYEQCRQRIAGLPQCVITDELLPRARKQNRFENNAALRHLEAHWVSPKPFEETASAPASELVKKSIRVATCADAEAEAVLAAHEILRFVRAGGRYREAAVLARDLQSYHEPLVNVFNRYQIPFFLDRRESVSHHPLAELSRNALRTVTYWWERADWFAALKTGLIPVSDAAIDRLENAALERGWRGNVWHEKLFIKDDPGLTRDLEATREKIIKPFQKLAARLGQKEPGSRGQKSSAKPTGAELAAAMREFWESFKVADTLQQWSETEAAPNPIHLTVWEQMNAWLDNVELAFPTEPLPLREWLPILEAGLAGLSVGVIPPALDQVSIGAIDRSRNADIRLALVLGINEGIFPAPPRGSVLLTDADRVALEKEGITLTTARQQLSQERFFGYLAFTRARERLVLTASAGDVAGKPLNPSPFLAQFKQLFPTLEFENVPRARDWRQSEHASELIVPLLLNQASPNRVAELSRLDDLPALADLRASLQHLTLVSPGETLLPKFAEGLYGQILRTSVSRMEQFAACPFKFFVHSGLRAEERKVFELDIRDQGNFQHEALASFHEELRGENRRWRDVTPEDARERIGKIADGMLGSFRDGLLEASEEGKFTARILVESLKDFVETLVGWMRGQYAFDPAAVELPFGEGMFPPWDLDLGGGHRLHLHGRIDRIDILKDENGETALCAVVDYKSSQKKLDALLMEHGLQLQLPGYLNVLRHWPDPRSHFGVARLIPAGVFYVNLRGKYDRGENRDEILAGVEAARKLAYRHAGRFDAEQLAHFDQRKNVSEGDQFNYRLKQDGSIHGGSHEVMTPEKFLAMLDGVETALKKMGAAIYAGDTRVDPFRRGNVTACDQCDYRSICRIDPWTHQYRVLRKASEDGDE, from the coding sequence ATGCAAACGCGATTTCTTCTGGGCCCGGCCGGCGCCGGCAAGACGTTTCGCTGCCTGGCGGAAATTCGCGCCGCGCTGGCCGCTGCGCCGGAAGGCCCGCCGCTGTTGTTGATCGCGCCGAAACAGACGACTTACCAGCTTGAGCGCGAGTTGCTCGCCGACGGCTCGCTGAAGGGTTACACACGCCTGCATATTCTTTCCTTCGAGCGGCTCGCGAAATTTATTTTCGAGCGGTTGCGGAAATCGCCGCCGCGCATGCTCGACGAACAGGGTCGGCTCATGGTCTTGCGCAGTTTGCTCGCGAAGAAGCGCGATGAACTCAGGCTTTTTCGCGCGAGCGCGCGGCTCACGGGTTTTGCGCAACATCTCAGCCTCGTGTTGCGCGAGTTGCAACGGCATCAGTTGACTCCCGACGCGCTCGAACGGCTCGCCGAAGACGTGAACGCGGTCGAGAGTCTCAGTTCCAAATTGCACGATCTCGCGATGTTGCTGCGCGATTATCTTGGGTGGCTCCACGCGCACCAATTACAGGATGCCGACTGCGTGCTCGATATCGCAACGCAGACGCTTCGCGAGGGCGGGCGGATTGAAATCGGCGGGCTTTGGCTGGATGGATTTCATGCGCTTTCGCCGCAGGAGTTGGGGATGCTTGCGGAAATTTTGCCACACTCGGCTGCGGCGACGATTACGTTTTGCCTGGATCGCGTGCCGAAGGAAAGAGTCTCGTGGCTTTCGTCGTGGTCCAGTGTGCGCAACACGTACGAACAATGCCGCCAGCGGATTGCCGGGTTGCCGCAGTGCGTGATCACGGATGAATTGTTGCCGCGCGCGCGAAAACAAAATCGTTTTGAAAATAATGCGGCGCTGCGGCATCTCGAAGCGCATTGGGTTTCGCCGAAACCGTTCGAGGAAACGGCGTCCGCGCCAGCCAGTGAGTTGGTAAAAAAATCCATTCGCGTGGCGACGTGCGCGGATGCGGAGGCGGAGGCGGTGTTGGCGGCGCATGAGATATTACGGTTCGTTCGCGCGGGTGGAAGGTATCGCGAAGCGGCGGTGCTGGCGCGAGATCTGCAAAGTTATCACGAGCCGCTGGTGAATGTTTTCAACCGTTATCAGATTCCGTTTTTTCTCGACCGGCGCGAGTCGGTTTCGCATCACCCCTTGGCGGAGCTTTCGCGCAATGCGCTGCGGACGGTGACTTATTGGTGGGAACGCGCCGATTGGTTTGCGGCGCTCAAAACGGGGCTGATTCCGGTTTCGGATGCGGCGATTGACCGTCTCGAAAATGCGGCGCTCGAACGCGGTTGGCGCGGGAACGTCTGGCACGAAAAACTTTTCATCAAGGACGATCCCGGCCTCACGCGCGATCTCGAAGCCACGCGCGAAAAAATCATCAAGCCGTTTCAAAAACTTGCCGCGCGGCTTGGGCAAAAGGAACCGGGTTCGCGCGGGCAGAAAAGTTCCGCTAAGCCGACGGGCGCGGAACTTGCGGCCGCGATGCGTGAATTTTGGGAGAGTTTTAAGGTTGCGGATACTTTGCAGCAATGGAGTGAAACCGAGGCTGCGCCGAATCCGATTCATTTGACCGTGTGGGAGCAAATGAACGCATGGCTCGACAATGTGGAACTGGCGTTTCCGACGGAGCCGCTGCCGTTGCGCGAGTGGCTGCCGATTCTGGAAGCGGGGCTGGCGGGCTTAAGCGTGGGTGTGATTCCGCCCGCGCTGGACCAGGTTTCCATCGGCGCGATTGACCGGTCCCGCAACGCGGACATCCGGCTCGCGTTGGTGCTGGGCATAAACGAAGGCATTTTTCCCGCGCCGCCGCGCGGTTCGGTTTTGCTGACGGATGCCGATCGCGTCGCGCTGGAAAAAGAAGGCATCACCCTCACCACGGCGCGGCAGCAACTCAGCCAGGAACGCTTCTTCGGTTATCTCGCTTTCACCCGCGCGCGCGAGCGGTTGGTATTAACTGCGTCGGCGGGTGATGTGGCGGGCAAGCCGCTGAATCCCTCGCCGTTTCTTGCGCAGTTCAAGCAACTGTTTCCCACGCTTGAATTTGAAAACGTCCCGCGCGCGCGGGATTGGCGTCAGAGTGAGCACGCGTCCGAACTCATCGTGCCGCTGCTGCTCAACCAGGCGTCGCCGAATCGCGTGGCGGAACTTTCGCGGCTGGATGATTTGCCGGCGCTGGCGGATTTGCGGGCGAGTTTGCAACATCTCACGCTGGTGTCGCCGGGAGAAACGCTTTTGCCGAAATTTGCGGAAGGGCTTTACGGCCAGATTTTGCGGACGTCGGTCAGCCGCATGGAACAATTCGCGGCGTGCCCGTTTAAATTTTTTGTGCACTCAGGTTTGCGGGCCGAGGAGCGAAAAGTTTTTGAACTGGACATTCGCGACCAGGGAAATTTCCAGCATGAGGCGCTGGCGTCGTTTCACGAGGAATTGCGCGGGGAAAATCGCCGGTGGCGCGACGTCACGCCGGAAGACGCGCGCGAACGCATCGGGAAAATCGCGGACGGGATGCTGGGGAGTTTTCGCGACGGGTTGCTCGAGGCGAGCGAGGAGGGGAAATTCACGGCGCGGATTTTAGTGGAGTCGCTGAAGGATTTTGTCGAGACGCTGGTGGGCTGGATGCGCGGCCAATACGCGTTCGATCCGGCGGCGGTGGAACTGCCGTTTGGCGAGGGAATGTTTCCGCCGTGGGATTTGGATTTGGGCGGGGGGCATCGGCTCCATCTGCACGGGCGGATTGATCGCATTGATATTTTGAAGGATGAGAATGGCGAGACGGCGTTGTGCGCGGTGGTGGATTATAAATCGAGCCAGAAGAAACTCGACGCGCTGCTGATGGAACATGGCTTGCAACTGCAACTGCCGGGCTATCTCAATGTGCTGCGCCACTGGCCGGACCCGCGCTCGCACTTTGGCGTTGCACGGCTGATTCCGGCGGGGGTTTTTTACGTCAACTTGCGCGGCAAATATGATCGCGGCGAAAATCGCGATGAAATTCTCGCGGGCGTGGAGGCGGCGCGCAAGCTGGCGTATCGCCATGCCGGACGATTCGACGCGGAGCAACTTGCGCATTTTGATCAGCGCAAAAATGTGAGCGAGGGCGACCAGTTTAATTATCGTTTGAAACAGGACGGGAGCATTCACGGCGGTTCTCACGAAGTCATGACGCCGGAAAAATTTCTCGCGATGCTCGATGGGGTGGAGACGGCGTTGAAAAAAATGGGCGCGGCGATTTATGCGGGCGACACGCGGGTGGACCCGTTTCGCCGGGGCAACGTGACGGCTTGCGACCAGTGCGACTATCGTTCGATCTGCCGGATTGATCCGTGGACGCATCAATATCGGGTGTTGCGCAAGGCGAGCGAGGACGGAGACGAATGA
- the grpE gene encoding nucleotide exchange factor GrpE yields the protein MTDPTAVKLMKWPFFVGDAILLAFAWFVYHGHEGAFSSVEAVLFVCCGIVGAVLAVMPYVLEYLAAVKMVETGAVVSTISQIQNLEALAAQIGGATSQWQTVQEHAQRTNIASKEISERMSAETAAFTDFLKKANDSERATLRLEVEKLHRAENDWLQVVVRLLDHTYGLNQAAVRSGQPSLIDQLGQFQNACRDVARRIGLVPFVATPDAPFDPKVHESPDSQAVSMANPRVRDTIATGYTYQGKLIRPALVALQNPPPQTADAPTSAPIVTTIAPIAAPPPDPGEPTLL from the coding sequence ATGACTGATCCAACCGCCGTCAAATTGATGAAGTGGCCCTTTTTCGTGGGCGACGCGATCCTGCTCGCGTTCGCGTGGTTTGTTTATCACGGACACGAAGGCGCATTTAGCTCGGTGGAGGCGGTGCTTTTTGTCTGTTGCGGAATCGTCGGTGCGGTGCTCGCCGTGATGCCTTACGTTTTGGAATATCTTGCCGCCGTGAAAATGGTCGAGACCGGCGCGGTGGTTTCCACCATCTCGCAAATTCAAAATCTCGAAGCGCTCGCGGCCCAAATCGGTGGCGCCACTTCGCAATGGCAGACCGTCCAGGAACACGCGCAACGCACCAACATCGCCTCAAAAGAAATCTCCGAACGCATGAGCGCCGAGACCGCCGCCTTCACCGACTTTCTCAAAAAAGCCAACGACAGCGAACGCGCCACCTTGCGACTCGAAGTCGAAAAACTTCATCGCGCCGAAAACGATTGGTTGCAAGTCGTCGTGCGATTGCTCGATCACACCTATGGTTTGAACCAGGCCGCCGTGCGTTCCGGCCAGCCAAGTTTGATTGACCAACTCGGCCAATTTCAAAACGCCTGCCGCGATGTCGCCCGTCGCATCGGCCTCGTCCCCTTCGTCGCCACGCCCGACGCTCCCTTCGATCCCAAGGTCCACGAGTCGCCCGACTCCCAGGCCGTCTCCATGGCCAACCCCCGCGTCCGCGACACCATCGCCACCGGCTACACCTACCAAGGCAAACTCATTCGTCCCGCCCTCGTCGCCCTCCAAAATCCCCCGCCACAAACCGCCGACGCTCCCACATCCGCACCCATTGTCACCACAATCGCGCCCATCGCCGCTCCTCCCCCCGATCCCGGCGAACCCACCTTGCTCTGA
- a CDS encoding dihydrofolate reductase family protein: protein MKTKKSKKTTRKIIAITHVTLDGVMQAPGGPEEDSTNGFTHGGWSGPYGDEETGRVVDEIVTGEFGLLLGRRTYEIFAAYWPNHGDNPIGKAFNQAAKYVATRSLDQLDWNNSHKINGDAVSGVRRLKATAGPELHIWGSGDLLQSLIAADLVDEYRVWVYPVVLGKGKRLFENGVPPRRLTLVESRSSSEGVLLNTYRPAGPLPKAPTQSKKPSKGELLRRKKLAAEGS from the coding sequence ATGAAGACAAAGAAATCGAAAAAAACTACGAGAAAGATCATTGCCATCACCCATGTCACGCTGGACGGCGTGATGCAAGCGCCGGGGGGCCCCGAAGAGGATTCGACGAACGGGTTCACTCACGGAGGCTGGAGCGGGCCATACGGGGACGAAGAGACGGGCCGGGTCGTTGACGAGATTGTCACCGGTGAATTCGGCCTGCTTTTGGGACGCCGAACCTACGAGATCTTCGCCGCCTATTGGCCGAATCATGGCGACAATCCTATCGGCAAGGCGTTCAACCAGGCGGCGAAATATGTCGCCACACGGAGCCTCGATCAACTCGACTGGAACAACTCCCATAAAATAAACGGCGATGCCGTGAGTGGAGTCCGCCGGTTAAAGGCCACGGCTGGGCCGGAATTGCACATCTGGGGCAGTGGCGATTTGCTGCAGTCGCTGATTGCCGCCGACCTCGTGGACGAATACCGCGTGTGGGTTTATCCAGTAGTGCTCGGCAAAGGAAAGCGGTTGTTCGAAAATGGTGTGCCGCCGCGCCGCCTAACTTTGGTTGAATCGCGAAGCAGTTCCGAGGGCGTCCTTCTCAACACTTACCGGCCGGCTGGTCCTCTTCCGAAAGCGCCGACTCAATCGAAAAAGCCATCAAAGGGGGAACTGCTTCGTCGGAAGAAACTGGCGGCCGAAGGTTCCTGA